Genomic segment of Aquarana catesbeiana isolate 2022-GZ linkage group LG09, ASM4218655v1, whole genome shotgun sequence:
CTCACCAGTCACATGACattacatcaaaaatcgcattgaaaagttgcactgtaaatcgcgcaactttggggtcgcaatagtcaAACCCTAGCCTTTAGCTTAGCCTTTAGCTCCAGTTTAGGGATGTTAAACAAAGATCTGACAAACATTTTAAACAGGCTTTCAGGATGTTATGCTGAAACTTGTTGTCTGCAGCTTGTTTTAGGAGCTAGCACTCACATTAAGATGTgtgtttaaagtagaattccagcctaaacctaactcgttttaaaaatgtcccctccgACCACCTATTCTAACtaaccagtgttaaaaaaaaaaattttttttaaatgatggtgatctgcgattttcatcgggactgcgacattgcggtggacagatcggacacttttgaaactattttgggaccactgacatttatacagcgatcagagctaaaaatagccactgattactgtgtagatgtcactggcagggaaggggttaacactagggggcgatcaaggggttaaatgtgttccctaagcATGTTCTAACCACTTAGAACATgcttaggtaacacatttaaccccttgatcgccccctagtgttaaccccttccctgccagtgacatctacacagtaatcagtggctatttttagctccgatcgctacctaggacatgacagaagtcactgttcccgatgacagggagcagtagatccctgtcatgtcactaggcagaacacgGAAATGCCTTGCCGCGTTCTGCCTCTCCTGGTCGCAGGCtgtcggcggacatcgagtccgtggaacCCGCGTGCACACTCCCGTGGCGTGCgtcaggcacgcgcgcccgcccgCTATCCCGCTTCTGCGGCTTGACGTATGGGTACGTCAGTTTgagcaggagtgccattctgccgacctatatcggcgtgagccggttggcaagcggttaataactAAAAACTAGACTTGCGGTTGGAGGGAGGCAAAACTACGGTTCAATTGAACTGCATTTTTGCTGCCTGCTAACCCAACCCTCCTTGAGCTGCAATAGGCAGTGGATGGGGGTGTGCACATGCCGCAGCAGCGAAGCTTCAGGCCCCCTGCAATGCTGACCCACCTTATAGCGATCAGCAGGTGGCAAGCCTGGCAAACGCtacacattcaagtcaatggggaggCGCCACAAAAACACCCGATAACCCtgaaaaatggggttaaaacaggcagtgcgGAGGCGAGGAGGCGTGGCATTGCTTCCTCCCCACCTGTCAGTAGCCTTTTGAGCGCAATCCAAGCATGAATcaggcttcagaggcaagggagatttagccctcattcacacggaacatggctttgaaatcctgcaagttcatctgaactgaatttcaaagccgcatttctcTCCGACTTCGGAGGTGACTTGAAAGACAAccgtgcgggttcctgcacagatatctattgaaatcgTTCCCGAAgtcgcaaaaagtagtgcaggaaccacttttggaaatcggtgcggcaccgcaaagtcagcgtcgcaccgaCTGGGTCGCtcccattgctggcaataggctgcgatttgacctgtcaatttgcgccgatgtgaacgggggcttagacaCATTTAAATCTATCCTAAGGCTTCAAAGAAGTgacaaaaggctttgcaaatgttATGTAGGAGCTCGCTGTACACATAGGCCCAATCCAGCGTGTACAAGGTTTTAGGCTCGGCTCACACATATGAGATGCAGGAACCACCACGATTTCTTtgcgggttcccacatcacatgtcactcacaggcagttcacactgccctctctGCAAACcgatgcgggtgtcaatagaaagctaatgacacccccagatttcGCAGTGCGAACTATCAAAtagtacaggaatcggatcgcatttgtgtgaacacccatgcgatctgattccagtgcggaccaaaaaaaaagggtcctgcgccattTTGATGTGAATGCGATTTTagccagtttgtatggctgaatgcGCATCGCAcatacatcgcatgtgatgtgcacagcaatgcggtgcaagtcacatgcaatgtctgatcgcaccagtgtgaacccagcctaaagaagaactaaagacatcatttttttttgttgatgaAGTGATGGCTATAACCCCTGCAAGTCCtcggtgtcccattggggagatttcccttcacttcctgttccatagccaaaacaggaagcgagagaaaAAGCCTGACTGTCACAAggatcatcagaactagtgtcaccattggaagattgcccctcttttcctgttctggtggcaacccaaatattgggattttatttcactctcagtgataatggtaacagtacaaatagagagggtaaatctccttaatggggataCAGATAGAAATAAAAACTTGCTCTAATCTCTCTCTACTCTGCCCAAAgctaaaaatgttttgtctttagttacacgTTAAAAGGGGTGTTCcggacgttttgtttttttttaaagtcagcagctacaaacactgtagctgctgacttttaataaggacacttacctgtccagggagcccacgatgtcgccccccccgaggctgatccgtccatcggatcggctgccggcgccgccatcctaactaaggcaaacaggcagtggagccttgcggcttcactgcccgtttcctactgcgcatgcgcgagctacgcggcgctttgtgaatggccacgttgtttcctgggacaaacacatgtcccagaagacaacggggccgctcgccgagGAGGAGGAATCGAAGAAACAGCGCtgcggaagaggcagattaggaagactgcctagcaacagggatttctggtgagtaaaaaaattttttttttcccaaatgttttttttttatatttttttaaagaatattaatgctatttttttttttttttttttagggtggccctccactttaagctggAAGTACACTATGTGAATTTTGGCCAGTTCCCGGTGAATTTTTTGGTGGCCCTGTTTGTCACCCCCTGCCTAATGTCCTACAATTGAAAAAATGAAAGAGCCGGGTTGCAAACTGTCAACTGAATAGTGGCTGCGTCCAATCAAATGCTTGCGTGAGTATTTTGACAGCAGCAGCGTGGGATTCCTCCATCCTCCTTCCACCAAAGAGCAGACATGGGGTGGAGTTGTTTACATAAACCCAAAGCTGATCTGTTTTTGGGGTaagaagaaaaatgcatgaaaaatgtatccctttaaatcctatgggacctCATGGAAGGTGGTGGAAGTGTATGCTACAGATTATTTAATGTACCTATACTACTTTTTGTGTGTGTGGTTCATTTTTCTGTATTTTGTTAAACATAACAAAACGTCAataaaaatctcaaaaaaaaaaaaaaaaaaaaagaatcctacgGAGCTTATTAAGCCAGTACGCTGGGGGTGCAGAACGTTTTTTTTaacagtcctgcatgctgcatctttggtgcgctgtTCAAAAGCACACCAAAAACGCATCTCCCActaaattctacagaaaatgcacCAAATGCCGCATCAACAACACCTGTattgcgtttttgctgcgtttttttaAAGTCATGTGTCCAAGTTGCATGACTAGGGCTCAGGAGTCcagaaaacgcagcaaaaacgcattGGTGTTTATACCATGTTTTTTTCAACAAAGCAATGTAAAAAGCGTCCTTAAATAATTGTCAGCCTCCATAAGGCACAATGAATCtttcaagaaagaaaaaaaaaaaagaaaagaaaagaaaaaaaaagaaaatgttttcacAGTGTATTTATCTTTGTTGGGTGAAATTGTCCTTCGTGAGTTTCTGCTTAGTGGTTACCAACAAAGCTTCCGAGATTTCAGCTCCATACAAAGCGTGATGAGTTCATCATACAGCAACGGGAGGTCTCCGCTCTCAGATGTCACTCCAATTTCTTAATTGCTATGCAAtcagaggaaaaaaggagaaaagccATCATCATCTCAGCTGCCTTCCTCATTAACGGATAGAGCCCAATGATAGTCTTAAAAGTGGCGTCCTCTTTCTTCCaccttccaataccatctctacacctCGTTGCCAGTTCATAGATAATACTGGATTTTTGCAGAAACTGTTTTGCACCCTTTAACAGAGTAAATTTTTTCCTCCTTGGGGTAATAAGTCATCTCTTTGGCCACTGTGCTGACCATGTCTTCATCGACCATAAAGCCGCGCTGACGAAGCTCCGCCCTCACGCACATCTTCACATGCTCAAATTCCATCGGGAGGAACGGCACAAAGAAGTCAATCAGGTTTTTCTCTATCATGCTGCTGTGCCACAAGCCACCTGTAGATGGAGACAACGGGGCATTTTAGAATGAACACAGCAAACTGGATTAATCAGTGACTCAGGAGAAGAAGTAATATTACTCATACAGTGCAGgaaacactgttatgccctgtacacacggtcaaacaacattgatcggacattccgacaacaaaatcctaggattttttccgacggatgttggctcaaacttgtcttgcttacacacagtcacacaaagtggtcggaaaatctgatcgttctgaacacggtgacgtaaaacacgtatgtagccaatagctttcgtctcttaatttattctgagcatgcgttgcactttgtccgtcggatttgtgtacacacaatcggaatttccgacaatggattttgttgtgggaaaattttatatcctgctctcaaactttgtgtgtcggaaaatccgatggaaaatgtgtgatggagcccacacacggtcggaatttccgacaacaaggtcctttcacacattttccgtcggaaaatccgaccgtgtgtacggggcattagagtttacctTAATCTAAGATTGATAACAAATTTTCTCTTAATCCCTTGGAAGCAGATAGAACCTGGTTTCAACAGGCAGGCCTGCAAACTCTTTACATGCACTCTGCGCACCTTCTCCCCTTCAGATCTCCACCTCCCTGTGCTTCTGTAGCAGAGGGAGGATGGAGGGCAGAAGGGTAAatgatttatttttgaattttcaggaGTGTGCATAAAATGAGACACCGACGGGCAAAGCTGAGAATTCCTGGCTTGCAGAAGCCCAGCCCCAGAATAcgtgttcccagaacaccaaagGATTTCAAACAGTCCGTCATACATTGTAAGATGGCCTGGTGTCcacagaaacattaaaaaaaaattataataaaaagtgtCCCCTGTGCATTGGCTCTATGTTATTTACGAAGTggtaccaaaagtattgagactacttttgtaacacgccaacagatggcagcacaaggctgaacgcacagtcacagggagcacagaccttcataagtcagtgtaccaaaagacattgtttttttgtttttaatttaaatatttattttacatcAAATTGTTTTACACGatctcttaattttttttattgattttattgctatcacaaggggtgaacaacatcccttgtgatagcatgggcagtggcaggtactctttactgagagttCTGGGGTCTTCtaggcctcagatctctcctccCCCCTCAAAAGCATCTTATCAAACTGGGATCAGGTTGATCAGATGCTTGCCTGGCCATTAACAGCTTGTAAACGACAAACCAAAAATCAGGTGTGATTAAATCCTCATCGCTCCTGGCTCACAGATGAGGGAAAGATAAAGATGTACCTTTTTTCTCCTCTGCACAGGATGCAGCACTCCTGGGCTCCCTGATCGCATCGAAGAGCCCCAAAACAGCAGCCTCCCTTCCACACTCTGTAGAAGTGATCGGGCGGCTGTATAGCCACTCAATCACCTCTATAGCAAAGCCCATCACCGGATGCAAATTTTGatgccaggatcatggctgcagccatgTTCCTGGTATCGCCGCTTGCTCCCGAGTATGTATGGGTATGTCCCAAGGACAGGAAGAGGTTAAATAAAATTTGGGCAAAATGAACATTTCCATTACACATTGATACAGCGCGCGCACGCCTGTGTGCTCTATCACATTGTAGTAGCATTCGTTACATAGAGTAagcagtgctgtgttctggcagcaaTAGCTTCCGGAATTAAATAGAATCGGCCTGAATGCTTCTCCACCATTCTCATACACCAAGTCTCAGCGCTGGATGACTATATTGTACAAGGTGAATAGAAGTTTCACACAGACAGATGGTGGGCTGTAAAAAACAggcgactgacagtcactgctctctgctctgagcagactgggaactgagcgatcagcagtcatgtggTCTGTGTTTCAGCAGGTAGGTAAGCATGGatgtttggagttttttttttttgtaatcccacacttctcctttaagaataGTTAGAgtaaggcttttcttccactttacctTTTGCTGCTATACTCACCATCATTTGAGTTGAAGGCATAGAGGGATAAATGGTGTTCCACATCACTCAGCTTGATATCCTCCCTCTTCTTTCCCGTCTTCCAGAAATGCAAGGCCAACTCAGAGATGTAATCTCCTCCAGCATtactgaagcaaaaaaaaaaaaaaagaaacacaagtaaAGCATTGGGAATATGCTAAACTGGATACCAGTATAATGTAAGGAAATTTGTCTGCAGCGGAGAGAGCTATGCTGTTAAAAGGTCAGTCAATGAACATCTTGGGTATAGGTGTAGCCTGAtcatctaaagcagtggtctccaaaactgcggccctttgcgtaactttatctggcccttggggcactactccgctgacaccaatgagggggcaccattccccctactgacaccatcaatggggcactattccaccaactaacaccaatgatggggcaccattccccctattgacaccatcaatggagtactattccaccaactgacaccaatgatggggcaccattccccctactgacaccatcaatggagtactattccaccaactgacaccactgatggggcaccattcccactACTGGCACCATCAATGGagtactattccaccaactgacaccaatgatggggcaccattccccctattgacaccatcaatggagtactattccaccaactgacaccactgatggggcaccattcccactACTGGCACCATCAATGGagtactattccaccaactgacaccaatgataaggcaccatcaatggggcactattctaccgtcaccaataatggggcaccattctcactactgacaccatcaatggggcactattccactaattgacaccaatgatggggcaccattccccctatgGACACtgtcaatggggcactatttttctcattgatatcaacaatagggcactattcctcccattagaaCTAGGGTTCTCCCGAAACTagtatcggtcccgataccgagtatttgcaggagtacttgtactcctgCAAACATTCCTGATGCCTAGtccgatacctggacactcaggaacaatTGGTGCGGCGGCAGGGGAAGTTATAAtcatgacagccgcttctcctcctctcccctccatggctttcagctgctttattgaaagccacaaaGGGAGATTGGTGATTATAACTTTCCCCGCCACTGCACCCATTGTTTCCGAGTATCCTCTGTGTTCtcctccagctcccccccccccctcatcctccggtcccccccctcctcctccggtcccccccccagCAGTCCCCCTCTGTGCGCAGCTTCGATCCCCCCTGTCATCCTCTGGTCCCCATACTCCTCCACTCCCCCTCTGTGCACTCCTCTGGTCCCATCCctcccccctgtcctcctctgccCACCCTGTcacagatctttcaggatggagagcggaggaaggagccagtaaatatgtcatttaccggctccttccttttccaaatgaacagagtcagaaatcactgactctgtccattcataactgagcatcataaactgtgtttacaatgtcACCgcttatgaatggagaggagctgctgtctcctgtccattcatctccagtgcagctgaggctgctgagaaagagactggggaatctctattctCAGTCCCTTTCCAAGTATCAAAGGGAAGATATCAGGgggaacattgtaataaatattctaaagtaaaaatataaaatatcttaaaaaaaataaatggtaaaaaatgtgattgtaaaaaaaacctgtcacatgacaaaaaaaaaaaaaagtatcggtaatcggtatcggcgagtgcttgaaaaaaaaagtatcggtacttgtactcagtcttaaaaacgTGGTATTGGGACAACCTTAATTAGAACCAGTGATGGGGCTCTTATGCCGGGCATttactactcccactgaccactgtctggcccccctaaagcctgaaggacagtaaactggcccttttttggaaagtttgaagacccctggtctaaagtaAGGCCTCATcttattacagtggaacctcggattacgagcatgatccgttccaggagtatgcttctAATCCAAAGTagttgcatatcaaagcgagttttcccattcaAAGTTAATGGAAattaaaataatttgttctgcattgacttcaatgagatGCAATACCACATGCAGCCAGAAGCGGGggtggggcgccggagagcctcggaaacggccgaaaaggccagagcacacttcggctgacctcagcaaacctcggaaagactccgttcatgagcctttccgaggtctgccgaactgtccttgggcctttccgaacggcgccgatcggcgactttcggctctgctcaggcgccccccacctcaggccaaaagcggtactgcacgccgcttttggcctgaatcctgctcgttttgcgagacaacactcgcaaaccgagttaggatttttagaaatacagcgctcgttaaccgcgttactcgcaaaccgaggttccactgtatacatttTGGATACAACAGCAGGATCTTTTCTCATAGTTCCTGACTCAgactctgttcctgtccacctgggagttttagGCGTTTCCTCTTCTCTGGGCATATTCGCTGTTTTAGTTTAATATTTATGAAGGTTTATAGTAAGGCATAGTATGAGTTAAGTCCATCAAAGGTGCATGCAACCTCCTGGACTTTTCTtgattatttacatctgacaggttaATGGTGCTCCTGGGGAAGACACTCCAGATTCTGACACTAGAGAAGTACACACAGCAGCTCTACCCGCCCCTCCCCTCTGCTTCCCATTCATATAGCCTTTGTATTTTTCAGCATAGCAACTGCATCAACGCTGACATGTTTATGGAGCTTTACAGCATTACAGCTGACATGTTTATGGAGCTTCTAGAAGCTCTATAAACATGTCAGCTGTAAATAAAAGAGACAAGTCCAGGAGTTGGTATGCACCTTGTTTGGCTTACCTCATGGTATGCCTTCACTTTTTACCAAATAGCTGgactcctggagttcagctttaaagagtaactccacttttgttgaggaaactcccccgggtgatctatgtacattacaaggattttaataaactttgttgcagattcctaccttttttttattctgaagaaacccgtttgttcctctgtgcccatgtgggaaagtgagtctaatgggagtggtttcataattatcaatcagctgtggacctgcagagctctaatgaggaaagctgctggacctgcatccctttaaacttgttcctattgggagtatctcaccaaaaattacatttttgttgcaggagatgccaaaaatctgacttgtattttagtgtagacttttgggaaaatcagtaagccaatcacacaagcaggaaatgatggtTCTGAGGGGATGTTCTGTACACATtatgtgtacagaacatctccaggtagccatattgcattacattttcagaaagctatagcggctgcagattgaaaaggaaaggtcatttttaataacattcaattacaatatgacttatgtcgcaattgtatacgctatattattattttttccccacaaaagtggagttaccctttaaagtcagCATTTTTACCAAATACTACATAAGAAAACAAATGCCCTGgtgattttttactattttttttaattcaatcacTTCCCAAACCACTAAATATATCATTACCAAAAATTGATATGACCAAACAGATTGGTCACATAGAGAAGAACTAGCATTTTACGAAGTAGGGGAGCAATGGCAGCCACCATATTTCTCTTAGTATataccgcttgccgaccgtatacagtacatatacggtggcaaggtggctctcctgtgcagaatcacgtacctgtacgtgatcctgcacttccaggtctcgGGCACACACGCATGCCGCCAgcgacccactcctgctgtgattagacacagtgggagccaatgagcaGGACACCTTGTCCGCAGGGACCCGCCGATTGTTCGGGAGAgaagcagaacagcggtctgcctatgtaaacaaggcagatcgcctttctgtgagaagggaaggtagtgatcctgtgtttctgcaaagcaggaacatggatctctgtcttcccacaatacaagcacctcccccaccgtTAGTAAGCGctccctaggcacacagttaaccctttgattacccgttaactccttcccagccagtgtcattagtacagtgacagtgcatattatttagcactgatcactgtattagtgtcactggtcccccaaaaaagtgtcaaaagtgtcacttagtgtcagatttgtccgccgcaatgtcgtagtcccactataaaagtcactgatcgccgccattactagtaaaaaaataaataaaaattccataaatatcccatagtttgtagacgctataacttttgcgcaaaccaatcaatataagcttattgggatttttttttaccagaaatatgtagcagaagagatacgggcctaaatttatgaagaaattatgttacttttattggataggttttacagcaaaatgtaagaattttttttctttcaaaaaaatttcctcttttttttgtttatagtgcaaacaataaaaactgcaggtggtgatcaaataccaccaaaaaaagctctatttgtgggaaaaaaggcacacattttatttgagtacagcgtcgcacgactgcacaattgttaaagtaccgcagtgccttatggcaaaaaaaagccaaaacgcttggccatgaaaggggggggggagtggacaggtaattcttctggagctgaagtggttaataaactaacaaaaatatgaatgcatggGAAAAATGTGAATGTCTCATAAAAATGACTTCTAACAAGCCAAACACCGCAGTAATTAGTCAGAATAGGCTTCCAATGAAAAAGTAAGATTCTTTCCCTTTAAACTGATTAATAAATGTGGTCTTCCATAAGAGAAAGGTCCTCTGTAGATAAAATCCTGATTTTCAGTGGCTGAGCACTTACCTGAGGAAAATGAAGATGGCTTTGGTGTAGGAGACGCCACCAATCTGGTCGTAGTAATCGAGGAACGGCTTTATAGAGTCCATCAAGCCACGCTGCATCTTATCTACTTCATCAAATATGAAGATGGATCGCTCACAGGCCGACACGTTCCCTCGGATCCACGACTGTAACTGGTCCTGGAAAagcaaaccgaaaaaaaaaaaaaaaaaccacagcattAAAAAGATAAGTCAGCAGCCAGCTACAGCGACCAATATCACCGGACCATCCTGTGTTCAAGGTTTTTTCATTACAATTTCCTCTGTTAGTAGCCTGAATGTAACTCCACTCTCCACTCCTAGCCTGGGGACTGGACAGGGAAAGAGCAGCAAGAAGCCCGATGAAGCCACCCCTCTGCTCTCACCTCCTATCAGCATGTAACTTGTGGACATATAGGTATGACTCCCAGTCCAGTCCCTCCCTAACACCATATTAAAGTACAACTccgaccaaaacttttttttttgtattacagtGGAGCGTTGTCTGGGTCCCATATGTGGGAGATTCAccttctttatttgtcctggtgttAGAGAATTTAATGAAATCCAAAATTTCATGCTGGTCACTAAAGAAAGAGCAGAGAGGAAACTTACCACTGGGGAAAAATGTTACACTTCGCATTTTCCTGCATTTTGGGGAGATCTGCCGTTCTCTtctcaatggggacacagacagtacaGAGGCCCCCCCCAATTCATCCAGAAACAAACATGTTTGTCCAATGTTACATTTTAGCCCCTAAGGAACATACTCACCTCACTGGATCCTTGAAGCAGAGAGGGGACATTGCTGCATACAGTTCAATAACCCCCCCCCGAGTTTTGACAGACCTCTTTATTCAAACATCAATTGGGTTTACTTTGAAGTGACAGACTTGCTGCTCTGGTAGCTCAATCTTGGAGCTTACATGTGACAAAGCCTCTCCCCCATGACAGCTTTTgggttcatttacacttgcttcggcttcaacacacattaacggctagtttacacttgcttcaaaacaagacttcagacacgctttgttaaagctctctgaacgccagtcaaagctcctgtcactaaataaaatggttatcttacagtcctgtttacatcttgcttttgctttgcttcaaaaattatactccatgtagctttagtggtgtttCAAAGTGTCTGTGGTCACCTTTATTGTCGGTCTGTCCATTCACCCCGTTCAGACCAATCTGTTttacagagactgcagacttgcatTTATGGCTCAAGTTCTTCGCACAGATAAGCAATAGAAAACCTCTGCATTGCCTAATTACCTATTAAACCTGAGACACTGTACAGAACTGACATTTCCTCTTTATAGCTCTTTAGTCATTTTATAGGAATAGTAAACCTGATTTGTAATTCAACTTTACTGTTTGTAAAAGAGCAACAcaggcttttgttttttttctaatgtgACGCAGTTTCTGTATCGATGCCATAAATCAGCAAGCAAAAGAAATGTACACAAATAAATGTCTTCTCCTAATCTAGGCATTGCTGGAAGGTTGGCCTATTATATCAACTCTGAGAAAAAGCAAGTAGGTACATAAACTTCATAAATTAGAACACTTAAAAACACTTAGAAGTcgatggcaaagctcacttgaagccccaccaaaggctcatcgaagcaccaagcaaaagcaaggtgtaaacaggactgtaagctaaccattttatttagtgacaggggctttgactgccattcagagagctttaacaaagtgtgtccgaagccttgttttgaagcaagtgtaaactagccgctAGGGAAGTGGTGATTGGCTGCACAAGGACCATGCTGGAAGTGCCACGTATTACTCCCAGCAACCAAACAGAGCTGCGAGGAAGAAAAGAGGAGAagaatgcagag
This window contains:
- the LOC141108661 gene encoding torsin-1A-like; its protein translation is MAAAVPSAPEVDGWEALPLHSLVGEMKVSGVVIWLSLLPLTARCLEPISMAFGTLITGVVTYYGLLWYSPDQCLLDGAINVTALQIEFDEKIFGQHLAKRVILKAVPKFLEHKNSKKPLVLSFHGWTGAGKNYVSQIVARHIYPEGLKSKHVHQFVATLHFPHANQIDAYKDQLQSWIRGNVSACERSIFIFDEVDKMQRGLMDSIKPFLDYYDQIGGVSYTKAIFIFLSNAGGDYISELALHFWKTGKKREDIKLSDVEHHLSLYAFNSNDGGLWHSSMIEKNLIDFFVPFLPMEFEHVKMCVRAELRQRGFMVDEDMVSTVAKEMTYYPKEEKIYSVKGCKTVSAKIQYYL